The Clostridioides sp. ES-S-0010-02 genome window below encodes:
- a CDS encoding DUF4358 domain-containing protein: MKKILMLFFSIILSFGMVSCSSSSDYKNVSTSKIEKALKSSDLLIKESKFFDAKEFNYFNDVEEDITQGFVINSSEKLYLEDIIVIKTDDVNKIYKTLENYKRDMIQAPFGEGHGEKNNSEIANSTIVEKAGKYVYLISAENVSQIEDKILSIIKK, encoded by the coding sequence ATGAAAAAAATTTTAATGTTGTTTTTTTCAATAATCTTATCCTTTGGAATGGTTAGTTGTTCTTCAAGTAGCGATTATAAAAACGTTTCTACATCAAAAATTGAAAAAGCATTAAAGTCTTCTGATTTGCTTATAAAAGAATCAAAATTTTTTGATGCAAAAGAATTTAATTATTTTAACGATGTAGAAGAAGACATTACACAAGGTTTTGTAATCAATTCTTCTGAAAAATTATATCTAGAAGATATCATTGTCATAAAAACTGACGATGTAAATAAAATCTATAAAACTCTAGAAAATTATAAAAGAGACATGATTCAAGCACCTTTTGGAGAAGGACATGGAGAAAAAAACAATTCTGAAATAGCAAACAGTACTATTGTTGAAAAAGCAGGTAAATATGTTTATTTGATTTCCGCAGAAAATGTATCTCAAATAGAGGACAAAATACTGAGTATCATAAAAAAATAA
- a CDS encoding undecaprenyl diphosphate synthase family protein has protein sequence MRVPKHVGIIPDGNRRWASQNGMTKDRGYESGINPGLESYRLCRDLGCEEVTFYGFTTDNTRRPSVQTKAFTKACIDAANILIEEGAALLVVGNTKSPMFPEELLPYTNRIQAKDGQIRANLLVNYGWYWDLNNISGVENVNKNNIQDYIQSFDVSRLDLIIRWGGRRRLSGFLPVQSIYADFYVIDNYWPDFKGDDIKDAFSWYDTQDVTLGG, from the coding sequence ATGAGAGTACCAAAACATGTAGGAATTATCCCAGATGGAAACAGAAGATGGGCAAGTCAAAATGGAATGACAAAGGATAGAGGATATGAAAGTGGAATAAATCCTGGACTAGAATCTTATAGATTATGTAGAGATTTAGGTTGTGAAGAAGTAACTTTTTATGGATTTACAACTGATAATACAAGACGTCCATCAGTCCAGACAAAAGCGTTTACAAAAGCATGTATTGATGCAGCAAATATATTGATAGAAGAAGGTGCAGCTTTACTAGTTGTTGGAAACACAAAATCTCCAATGTTCCCAGAAGAATTATTACCATATACAAATCGAATTCAAGCTAAAGATGGACAGATAAGAGCAAATTTACTGGTAAATTATGGATGGTATTGGGATTTAAATAATATATCAGGAGTAGAAAATGTAAATAAGAATAACATACAGGATTACATACAGTCATTTGATGTGTCAAGACTGGATTTGATAATTAGATGGGGAGGAAGACGCAGATTAAGCGGTTTCTTGCCTGTGCAATCAATTTATGCAGACTTTTATGTTATAGATAATTATTGGCCAGATTTCAAAGGTGATGATATAAAAGATGCCTTTAGTTGGTATGATACACAAGATGTCACTTTAGGCGGATAA
- a CDS encoding HAD family phosphatase has product MIKLIATDLDGTLLDEKSEINPEFYKVFKKLRERGIMFSAASGRQYQNLIKKFEDIKDDMMFISENGTLVVYKGEEILSNPLDKELVNEIIETTRSIKGKKIVMSGKKYAYIESKDEAFIEEVNTYYAKFKIVDDLTEVEGDILKIAIHDFKGAEHNNSIYFDKFSDRAQVCISGVEWLDLTAKGANKGSAIKKVQRMLDIKYEETMVFGDQLNDVEMMKSAYHSYAMENANEYLKEIARFRAKRNTENGVVDKIKEVIKIG; this is encoded by the coding sequence ATGATAAAATTAATAGCAACAGACTTAGATGGAACTTTGTTAGATGAAAAGAGCGAAATAAATCCAGAATTTTATAAAGTATTTAAAAAATTAAGAGAGAGGGGAATAATGTTTTCTGCTGCAAGTGGCAGGCAGTATCAAAATCTTATAAAAAAATTTGAAGATATAAAAGATGATATGATGTTTATCTCAGAGAATGGAACATTAGTAGTATATAAAGGAGAAGAAATATTATCAAATCCTTTGGATAAAGAGTTAGTAAATGAAATCATAGAGACAACAAGAAGTATAAAAGGGAAAAAAATTGTAATGAGTGGTAAAAAATACGCCTATATAGAGAGCAAAGATGAAGCTTTTATAGAAGAAGTTAATACTTACTATGCAAAGTTTAAAATTGTAGATGACTTGACTGAAGTAGAAGGTGATATATTAAAGATAGCTATACATGATTTCAAAGGTGCAGAACATAACAATAGTATCTACTTTGATAAGTTTTCTGATAGAGCTCAAGTATGTATTTCTGGGGTAGAGTGGCTTGACTTAACTGCAAAAGGTGCGAATAAAGGAAGTGCCATAAAAAAAGTACAAAGAATGTTAGATATAAAATATGAAGAAACTATGGTATTTGGTGACCAATTGAATGATGTGGAAATGATGAAGAGTGCTTATCATAGCTATGCCATGGAGAATGCAAATGAGTATTTGAAAGAAATTGCTAGATTTAGAGCAAAAAGAAATACTGAAAATGGTGTTGTAGATAAGATAAAAGAAGTCATAAAAATTGGATAG
- a CDS encoding LCP family protein: MSGLKKFVIFLALLVIAFPVSVYGYVFTKLKTIQDDSINTEALSSNDYKNEEDITNILLLGTDARPGEEVSRSDAMMILTIDNKNKSLKLTSLNRDTYVNIPGHGEQKLTHAYVYGQANLLIETIEENFQLDIQNYAVVDFFSFMDIVDALGGVTVTVDKSEIRELNKFIPETYKWHKNSDKGSLEYIRSSGEQKLNGYQTLAFSRIRKNDSTDERDRRQRSVIQSLINGVKDLPVTKYPNLVNTILPYVKTNMSPNEIISLGTKLLSIGNLDLKSMEFPLSTENGRKIGSAGYVIPFEEYELDAMHDFIFEDIMVEE, encoded by the coding sequence TTGTCAGGACTCAAAAAATTTGTTATATTTCTAGCCCTTTTAGTCATAGCATTTCCTGTCAGTGTATACGGATATGTTTTTACTAAATTAAAAACTATCCAAGATGATAGTATAAATACAGAGGCTCTTAGCAGTAATGACTATAAAAATGAAGAAGATATTACAAATATATTATTATTAGGTACAGATGCAAGACCAGGAGAAGAAGTTTCTCGTTCTGATGCCATGATGATATTAACTATTGATAATAAAAATAAAAGTCTTAAATTAACATCATTAAATAGAGATACGTACGTTAATATACCAGGACATGGAGAGCAAAAATTAACACATGCTTATGTATATGGTCAAGCTAATTTATTAATAGAAACTATAGAAGAAAATTTCCAACTCGATATACAGAATTATGCTGTAGTTGACTTTTTCTCTTTTATGGATATAGTTGATGCTCTAGGAGGGGTTACTGTTACAGTTGATAAGAGTGAAATAAGAGAATTAAACAAATTTATACCTGAAACTTATAAATGGCATAAAAATTCTGACAAAGGCTCTCTTGAGTATATAAGAAGTTCAGGTGAGCAAAAACTAAATGGATATCAAACACTTGCATTTTCTCGTATAAGAAAAAATGATAGTACAGATGAGAGAGATAGAAGACAAAGAAGTGTTATACAAAGTTTAATAAATGGTGTTAAGGATTTACCAGTTACCAAATATCCTAATCTAGTTAATACTATACTTCCATATGTTAAAACTAATATGAGTCCTAATGAAATAATTTCTCTAGGAACAAAACTTTTAAGTATTGGAAACTTAGACTTAAAATCAATGGAATTCCCTCTTTCTACTGAAAATGGTAGAAAAATTGGTAGTGCAGGCTATGTAATTCCTTTTGAAGAATATGAATTAGATGCAATGCACGACTTCATATTTGAAGATATTATGGTTGAAGAGTAA
- a CDS encoding LCP family protein, which translates to MSKLKKFVILLAFLVVIFPISVYGYFYYKLSTIHDSSINSDLLDNNDHKNENGITNILLMGTDARPNEDSSRSDAMMILTIDNKHNDIKLTSLARDSYVDIPGHGKQKLTHAYAYGQADLLIQTIEENFNVDIQNYACVNFESFMYIIDAIGGVEVTIEKGEISELNKFIPETYGWNKSDDKGSIQYIRKSGVQTLNGYQALSFARIRHNDTAFARDGRQREIIQAIIKKTETLPVTKYPGLLDAVLPYVKTNMKPNAILSLGAQVLKMGDLNVKQFEFPIDDEIHSTGGIYGKAGWVLRFDPDTLDILHNFIFNDIEFKQ; encoded by the coding sequence TTGTCAAAATTAAAGAAATTTGTTATACTACTGGCTTTCTTGGTAGTAATATTCCCTATAAGCGTCTATGGATATTTTTATTATAAATTATCTACTATTCATGACTCAAGCATAAATAGTGATTTATTAGATAATAATGACCATAAAAATGAAAATGGGATAACTAACATACTACTTATGGGAACAGATGCTAGACCAAATGAAGATTCTTCAAGGTCAGATGCTATGATGATATTAACTATTGATAACAAACATAATGATATCAAACTTACATCATTAGCTCGTGATAGCTATGTAGACATCCCTGGTCATGGTAAACAAAAACTTACTCATGCCTATGCTTATGGACAAGCTGATTTATTAATACAAACAATTGAAGAGAACTTTAATGTTGATATTCAAAATTATGCTTGTGTTAATTTCGAATCATTTATGTATATAATTGATGCTATTGGTGGCGTTGAAGTTACAATTGAAAAAGGAGAAATAAGTGAATTAAATAAATTTATTCCTGAAACTTATGGTTGGAATAAAAGTGATGATAAAGGTAGCATACAATATATTAGAAAATCTGGAGTACAAACTTTAAATGGATATCAAGCATTATCTTTTGCACGTATCAGACATAATGATACAGCTTTTGCAAGAGATGGAAGACAAAGAGAGATTATACAAGCTATAATCAAGAAAACAGAAACCTTACCTGTTACTAAATATCCAGGTTTATTAGATGCTGTTCTTCCATATGTTAAAACTAATATGAAGCCTAATGCAATACTTTCTCTAGGAGCTCAAGTTTTAAAAATGGGCGACTTAAATGTTAAACAATTTGAATTCCCTATTGATGATGAAATTCATAGTACAGGTGGTATATATGGAAAGGCTGGTTGGGTTCTTAGATTTGACCCAGATACTTTAGATATATTACATAATTTTATATTTAATGATATAGAATTTAAACAATAA